The DNA segment AAGATTGGATCGAAGAGCATGGCTTTTCAAATGAAGAAGCTCGCTTGATGACGATTGAAACCTTTGTGGGAGCTTCGTTGCTGGCAGCTCAGGCTCGCGAGGGCGTTGAAGATCTGCAAGCGCGAGTAACGTCTAAAAAAGGTGTCACCGCAGCTGGACTTCAGTCCATGAGAGAACTCGAAATCGAACGCGCTTTGCGCATTAGCTTTGAAAAAGCGGCTATGAGGAACAAAGAAATGGCGAGGGAAATCAAATAACCTTGCCCTGGCACAGACTCGCCCTTTATCCTTAATTCATATTGTTCAAGGAGGAACAAAATGAGAATCACTCCTATAGATATTGCTCATAAGTCTTTCACGAAAAAGATGATGGGTCTTGATGCTGACGAAGTTATGGATTTCCTTCAGCAAGTGGCTTCGCAAATGGAGTCTTTAATTCAAGAACGCAATGCCTTGAAAGAAGGCATCCGCGAAAAAGAACTTTCCTTGATGGAATACAAAGAACGCGATCAAGTGTTGAAAGAAACAATCGCAACAGCTTCGCAAATGGCCGAGCGTCTTCGTCAAGATGCAGACCGTGAAGCGAAATTGATCATTGCTGATGCTCAACAAAAAGCGGAAATCATCACTCGGGACTCTCGCGATTCATTGAAAAAGATGTATCAAGAAGTGACGGACTTAAAACGTGCTCGCATGCAGTTTGAAGCAAACTTAAAAGCTTTGGCCCAAGCTCACCTTTCTTTGCTTGAGCAAGGTGAAAAGTACATGCCACAAATGCAGCTTCCAAACCATAACATCGCGAACACGAATGGAAATGGTAACGGACCGGGCCGCTCTCCCAATGTATCCCCTCTGTCTGCAGAGTAAGCGGGATTTGTTTTATCCATGTTAGAAATTATAAAAGGTGGAGTTCGGCTCCACCTTTTTATTCAGCCAAAGTCCTCTAAAAACGAAGTTGTGGGTCCTCACAACGGCGAACTCAAAATTAAAATCACCGCCCCGCCTGTCGATGGCAAAGCCAACGAAGCGCTGATCGAATTTCTTTCAGACTATTTTGATATTCCAAAAAGGCAGGTTGTTTTAGTGAAAGGCGATACCGGCCGCCATAAAACCGTCGACCTTATGGGTGTCGAAGAAAAAACGGCTCGCGAGCTTTTAAAGCTTTAAAAAAGAAAACCGCTGATTAGCGGTTTTTCTTTTTCTTCTTATCTGATTTCAGTTCGACGCTAAATTCCGTGTCATCAAGCTGTTGCTGCAAGTAAGTGTCGTCGACTTTTTTCTTGCGGGGTTTCTTCGTCGGGCGAGGCTTAAAGAGATTCTGATCAATGCCATCGTCCGTTTGTTCTCGGAAGGTTGGCACTTGCTTTTCAGAACTCATTTCAGACTCGTACATATTGGAGCGATATTTCGGCACCGGAGAGTTTACCGGTTCATAAGCAGGCTCTTCGGAATATCCTTCCGTCATATCAAAGGAATAACGAATAAATCCACCGACGTGAAAACCGGCGGCCATATTAGATCCGGTCAAAGTTGTTCCGCCGTTCACTTGCAAAGTCCACTTAGGCGATATCAACCAGTTTAAATAAACTTGCGAGTCTAATAAGTTAGGATTCACCGAATAAAATTTCATGGATCCGGCATTGGCTCCATTGATGTAACCCGTGCGAACCACAGTGTCTTCGGTGTCGTCCGTGATACTGCGATAGCCGAAAAGCTCTGCGCCTAAACGCATGCGCTGAAGTTTAAACTGAGCACCCAATCCATAAGGCAAAAGAAAGGAGCGTCCATCTCCACGATAGTTAAAACCCGCCCATCCATAACCACGGAATGAACCGAAATCTTTTTGCGCGATCAAACGAGAGTGAAACTCAAAGACCCCTTCCGAATTCAAAACGGCGTCTGAATTGGGATCGACATCTTCTAAAGGAATAATCGCGATGAATTCAGGAACGAGTTGAAAAGATCCGTTGTACATCATGAAGTCCATACCGGCAGCAATTTCCGTGATCGAACTATTACTACGAGTTGCCAACGAATCTTTGCTTTCAGAGTTACTCAACTTACCCCAGCCGAACAAAGACCAATCCGAACGCGGCATATAACGAGATTCAAGATTCAGATCCCATAAAGAATAGTGATTCCCGCTAGGAAGGTTCTGCGAGCTTCCACCGGAGGAAGGGTAATTGGCTTCAGAATAAAAGTACTGTGTACTGAGCTCAAAATCCCATCGGTCTCGACGGTATTCCTTGTAGTTATCCACGGCCCCTGCCGGTAACGACAGGAAAGAAAGGA comes from the Bdellovibrio bacteriovorus genome and includes:
- a CDS encoding DivIVA domain-containing protein, whose translation is MRITPIDIAHKSFTKKMMGLDADEVMDFLQQVASQMESLIQERNALKEGIREKELSLMEYKERDQVLKETIATASQMAERLRQDADREAKLIIADAQQKAEIITRDSRDSLKKMYQEVTDLKRARMQFEANLKALAQAHLSLLEQGEKYMPQMQLPNHNIANTNGNGNGPGRSPNVSPLSAE
- a CDS encoding DUF167 domain-containing protein — protein: MLEIIKGGVRLHLFIQPKSSKNEVVGPHNGELKIKITAPPVDGKANEALIEFLSDYFDIPKRQVVLVKGDTGRHKTVDLMGVEEKTARELLKL